A window of Sphingobacterium sp. lm-10 contains these coding sequences:
- a CDS encoding shikimate dehydrogenase, which produces MKKLGLIGYPLGHSFSKKYYMDKMEKENIVGIDYDLYPIPSIIEFPSLFTDGNTTFVGCNVTIPYKQAVMPYLQELSDEAREIGAVNCITIQHLPAGATKLVGYNTDAYGFEKSLRRYWNPEKHNKALVLGNGGAAKAVLYVLKKLGVSVQLVSRSKSETAISYEELSTEAIAATHLIINCTPLGTFPDVDVCPPIPYDGIGQDHYLYDLIYNPEETLFLKQGRLKGAVTKNGFEMLVLQADKNWEIWQQAK; this is translated from the coding sequence CCTTATTGGCTATCCTTTGGGGCACTCCTTCTCCAAAAAGTACTATATGGATAAGATGGAGAAAGAAAATATTGTTGGAATTGATTACGACCTGTATCCTATACCCAGCATTATCGAGTTCCCTAGCTTATTCACCGATGGAAATACTACATTTGTTGGTTGCAATGTCACCATCCCTTACAAACAGGCTGTTATGCCCTATTTACAGGAGTTATCGGATGAGGCAAGAGAAATTGGCGCGGTGAACTGTATTACGATACAGCACTTGCCTGCTGGTGCAACCAAACTTGTTGGGTATAACACAGATGCCTACGGGTTTGAGAAATCGCTACGAAGGTATTGGAATCCTGAGAAACACAATAAAGCGCTGGTTTTAGGTAATGGTGGCGCTGCTAAGGCTGTTTTATATGTGCTGAAAAAGCTTGGAGTTTCCGTCCAACTGGTCAGCAGATCAAAATCCGAAACAGCCATTAGTTACGAGGAGCTTTCGACAGAAGCAATTGCAGCCACCCATTTAATTATCAATTGTACGCCTTTAGGCACTTTCCCTGATGTAGATGTATGCCCGCCTATTCCTTATGATGGCATAGGGCAAGATCACTATCTCTACGACTTGATCTATAATCCGGAAGAAACGTTGTTTCTTAAGCAAGGGAGATTGAAAGGAGCTGTAACCAAAAACGGTTTTGAGATGCTTGTACTGCAAGCCGATAAAAATTGGGAGATTTGGCAACAGGCAAAATAG